The following are from one region of the Methanomassiliicoccales archaeon LGM-DZ1 genome:
- a CDS encoding DUF4143 domain-containing protein: MQKAFLIYKAERYDIRGKRLLDTLEKYYVSDTGMRNAVLGISSREDISRQIENIVYLELLRRGYEVAVGKYGDREVDFTARRNREVQYIQVTMSIMTDDTYEHEVAPFRLIRDSYPKTVLSMDSFVTDLPDGLHHSNLLDWLLEEERS; encoded by the coding sequence TTGCAGAAGGCCTTTCTGATCTACAAAGCGGAACGTTACGATATACGCGGGAAAAGACTCCTCGATACTTTGGAGAAATACTATGTCTCCGATACCGGCATGAGGAACGCAGTCCTTGGAATCTCATCAAGGGAAGACATAAGCAGGCAGATCGAGAACATCGTATATCTGGAACTTCTGAGAAGGGGTTACGAAGTGGCCGTCGGCAAATATGGAGACAGGGAAGTGGATTTCACTGCACGCAGGAACCGCGAGGTCCAGTACATCCAGGTGACGATGTCCATTATGACGGACGATACGTATGAACACGAAGTCGCTCCCTTCCGCCTGATCAGGGACAGCTATCCGAAGACGGTGCTGTCCATGGACTCGTTCGTCACCGACCTTCCGGACGGGCTGCACCATTCGAACCTCTTGGATTGGCTTCTGGAAGAGGAGCGGTCCTGA